The Halosimplex litoreum genome has a window encoding:
- the cyaB gene encoding class IV adenylate cyclase, translating to MYEVEVKVRADHETVESALDAAGAEFVDSVVQEDTYYDAPHRNFAETDEALRIRREREPEAGEASADEAFETAKITYKGPLLEAESKSREEHETTVADDGAAKGIFDGLGFEPAATVRKERAHYRLDGYTVTLDRVDGLGEFVEVETETEDDDIQAAREGARAVLDDLGLDPTEQIRTSYLGLLLDGDGDDDGGADGHGNAGE from the coding sequence ATGTACGAAGTCGAGGTCAAGGTCCGCGCGGACCACGAGACCGTCGAGTCGGCGCTCGACGCGGCTGGCGCCGAGTTCGTCGATAGCGTCGTCCAGGAAGACACCTACTACGACGCGCCCCACCGGAACTTCGCGGAGACCGACGAGGCGCTTCGGATCCGCCGCGAGCGCGAACCGGAGGCGGGCGAGGCCAGTGCCGACGAGGCGTTCGAGACGGCGAAGATCACCTACAAGGGACCGCTGCTGGAGGCCGAGTCGAAGTCCCGCGAGGAACACGAGACGACCGTCGCCGACGACGGGGCGGCGAAAGGGATCTTCGACGGGCTGGGCTTCGAACCGGCCGCGACGGTCCGCAAGGAGCGGGCACACTACCGTCTCGACGGCTACACCGTCACGCTCGACCGCGTCGACGGCCTCGGCGAGTTCGTCGAGGTCGAGACCGAGACGGAAGACGACGATATCCAGGCTGCACGAGAGGGCGCCCGTGCCGTCCTCGACGACCTCGGACTCGACCCCACCGAGCAGATCCGCACCTCCTATCTCGGGCTGTTGCTCGACGGAGACGGCGACGACGACGGCGGCGCCGACGGTCACGGTAATGCAGGAGAGTAA
- a CDS encoding GDSL-type esterase/lipase family protein: MSPGADHPSVALHDVADLADPDWTDAGEELRRVPRDVAATVNVAARERIRHPAGCEIRFVPRGTETVRLTLSAAAESVARPFWGSFQGEEVLELGPEPTTFELSVPEPLTDLSPDAAVEAASAFDPWVCRVRFEPWAPVALHDVTGECRPPDPAETPDRRYLAYGTSITEGAAASATHLNYVSRVARGLDLDAINLGMSGAAYCEPAVADYIAGRDDWDVATLALSVNMANRGFTVEQFRERAAYLVETVAAADPDRPVVCATLFPYHADLRESGDRERARAYREALESVVEGCDSGNVSVVDGRGLSATDGLTTDLLHPGDAGMESIADGLAARVGDALDG, translated from the coding sequence ATGTCTCCGGGAGCCGACCACCCGTCGGTAGCGTTGCACGACGTGGCCGACCTGGCCGACCCCGACTGGACCGACGCGGGCGAGGAACTCAGGCGCGTCCCGAGGGACGTCGCGGCGACCGTCAACGTGGCCGCCCGCGAGCGGATCCGCCACCCAGCCGGGTGCGAGATACGCTTCGTTCCTCGGGGGACGGAGACCGTTCGATTGACGCTCTCGGCGGCCGCGGAGTCGGTCGCCCGCCCGTTCTGGGGGAGTTTCCAGGGCGAGGAGGTACTGGAACTCGGTCCCGAACCGACGACGTTCGAGCTGTCGGTGCCCGAACCGCTGACCGACCTGAGCCCCGACGCCGCCGTCGAGGCCGCGAGCGCGTTCGACCCGTGGGTCTGTCGGGTCCGGTTCGAACCGTGGGCGCCGGTCGCGCTCCACGACGTGACCGGCGAGTGCCGACCGCCCGACCCCGCCGAGACGCCCGACCGCCGGTATCTCGCCTACGGCACTTCGATCACCGAAGGTGCCGCCGCGTCGGCGACCCACCTCAACTACGTCTCGCGGGTGGCCCGTGGTCTCGATCTGGACGCGATAAACCTCGGGATGTCGGGCGCGGCCTACTGCGAGCCGGCGGTCGCCGACTACATCGCCGGCCGCGACGACTGGGACGTGGCGACGCTCGCGCTGTCGGTCAACATGGCGAACCGAGGGTTCACCGTCGAACAGTTCCGCGAGCGGGCGGCGTATCTCGTCGAGACGGTGGCCGCGGCGGACCCGGACCGCCCGGTCGTCTGCGCGACGCTGTTCCCCTACCACGCCGACCTCCGCGAGAGCGGGGACCGCGAGCGAGCGCGGGCCTACCGCGAGGCGCTCGAATCCGTCGTCGAAGGGTGTGACTCGGGGAACGTCTCCGTCGTCGACGGGCGCGGACTGTCCGCCACGGACGGGCTGACGACCGACCTGCTCCACCCCGGCGACGCCGGCATGGAGTCCATCGCCGACGGACTCGCGGCGCGGGTCGGCGACGCGCTCGACGGCTGA
- the sod gene encoding superoxide dismutase has protein sequence MSNYELDPLPYDYDALEPHVSEQVLTWHHDTHHQGYVDGWNAAEDTLAQNREDGDTAGSASAIRSVTHNSSGHILHSLFWQNMSPEGGAEPEGELRERIEADFGSYEAWKAEFEAAASDASGWALLVYDSFSERLRNVVVDEHDQGAVWGGHPILALDVWEHSYYYDYGPARGDFVDNFFEVVDWDEPAARYAEAVERFE, from the coding sequence ATGTCGAACTACGAACTCGACCCGCTGCCGTACGACTACGACGCGCTGGAACCGCACGTCAGCGAACAGGTGCTCACCTGGCACCACGACACCCACCATCAGGGCTACGTCGACGGCTGGAACGCCGCCGAGGACACCCTCGCGCAGAACCGCGAGGACGGCGACACCGCCGGCTCGGCGTCGGCCATCCGCTCGGTCACACACAACTCCTCGGGCCACATCCTGCACTCGCTGTTCTGGCAGAACATGAGCCCCGAGGGCGGAGCCGAGCCGGAGGGCGAGCTGCGAGAGCGCATCGAGGCTGACTTCGGCTCCTACGAGGCGTGGAAGGCCGAGTTCGAGGCCGCCGCCTCGGACGCCTCGGGCTGGGCGCTGCTCGTCTACGACAGCTTCAGCGAGCGCCTGCGCAACGTCGTCGTCGACGAGCACGACCAGGGCGCGGTCTGGGGCGGCCACCCGATCCTCGCGCTGGACGTCTGGGAGCACTCCTACTACTACGACTACGGCCCCGCCCGCGGCGACTTCGTCGACAACTTCTTCGAGGTCGTCGACTGGGACGAGCCCGCGGCCCGCTACGCCGAAGCCGTCGAGCGCTTCGAGTGA
- a CDS encoding DUF357 domain-containing protein, producing the protein MPADLEEKTDRYEGLLAEALDAAEVAPPERTPMADAAAECEEMARSYLEDGRHFRESDDLVNALASFSYGHAWLDAGARIGLFDVPEEGHLFTV; encoded by the coding sequence ATGCCCGCCGACCTCGAAGAGAAGACCGACCGATACGAAGGACTGCTCGCCGAAGCGCTCGACGCCGCCGAAGTCGCCCCGCCGGAGAGGACGCCGATGGCCGACGCCGCCGCCGAGTGCGAGGAGATGGCCCGCTCGTACCTCGAAGACGGTCGCCACTTCCGCGAGAGCGACGACCTCGTCAACGCGCTGGCCTCCTTCTCCTACGGCCACGCCTGGCTCGACGCCGGCGCCCGCATCGGCCTGTTCGACGTGCCCGAGGAGGGGCATCTGTTTACAGTTTGA
- a CDS encoding type II/IV secretion system ATPase subunit: MSREATNGPSADGRLAAFQQWLSRAAGALTGSRIHVPNYDPARHGRLVADDPPAGGREIDRYWLNAPFAYVSIAYDDEENEHRYRVVEPTLDETERDLLHRVFDDIRDPLLYRDDVSEDPADALREELRQRLEEYGVDVATETFYRLFYYLHRSFLGYGKLDPVMHDPRVEDISCDGAGLPVFVYHEDYTDVESTVVFERDELDDYVIQLAQRSGRHVSVSDPVVSTTLPDGSRIELALGEEVTPRGSAFTIRKYAEEPFTPVDLMNYGTYDDRMLAFLWLCIENNKSLIFAGGTAAGKTTSMNAVSMFIPPRSKVITIEDTRELSLYHENWLSSVTRERMGDGDITMYDLLRSSLRHRPEYIVVGEVRGEEAITLFQAMNTGHTTFSTLHADSVQTVINRLENEPINVPRPMVQSLDVLSVQVLTRSGGERVRRARTIAEIEGIDQRTGELDYSNTYNWDGTGDSFTRNNSELLDEIREEQGWTRAELLRELRNRRRFLTYLQDNDITDFRRFTAMVNKYYADPDEVVAMIDEADVTVDEGTDPAIADDTDPAVDDGSEPSVDDGSDPAVGDQQ, from the coding sequence ATGTCACGCGAAGCGACGAACGGACCGAGCGCGGACGGACGGCTCGCGGCCTTCCAGCAGTGGCTCTCGCGAGCGGCGGGGGCGCTGACGGGCTCGCGGATCCACGTCCCCAACTACGACCCCGCTCGCCACGGCCGGCTGGTCGCCGACGACCCGCCGGCGGGCGGTCGCGAGATCGACCGCTACTGGCTCAACGCCCCCTTCGCCTACGTCTCGATCGCCTACGACGACGAGGAGAACGAACACCGCTATCGCGTCGTCGAGCCGACGCTGGACGAGACCGAACGGGACCTGCTGCACCGAGTGTTCGACGACATCCGCGACCCCCTGCTGTACCGCGACGACGTGAGCGAAGACCCGGCCGACGCCCTGCGCGAGGAACTCCGCCAGCGCCTCGAAGAGTACGGCGTCGACGTCGCGACCGAGACGTTCTATCGCCTGTTCTACTACCTCCATCGCTCGTTCCTGGGCTACGGGAAGCTCGACCCCGTCATGCACGACCCGCGCGTCGAGGATATCTCGTGCGACGGCGCCGGTCTGCCCGTGTTCGTCTACCACGAGGACTACACCGACGTGGAGTCGACGGTCGTCTTCGAGCGCGACGAACTCGACGACTACGTCATCCAGCTCGCCCAGCGCTCGGGCCGTCACGTCAGCGTCTCCGACCCCGTCGTCTCGACGACGCTGCCCGACGGCTCCCGTATCGAACTCGCGCTCGGCGAGGAGGTCACGCCGCGCGGGTCGGCCTTCACCATCCGGAAGTACGCCGAGGAGCCGTTCACGCCGGTCGACCTGATGAACTACGGCACCTACGACGACCGGATGCTGGCCTTCCTCTGGCTCTGCATCGAGAACAACAAGAGCCTCATCTTCGCCGGTGGGACCGCCGCGGGCAAGACCACCTCCATGAACGCCGTCTCGATGTTCATCCCGCCCCGGTCGAAGGTGATCACCATCGAGGACACCCGTGAACTGTCGCTGTATCACGAGAACTGGCTCTCGTCGGTCACCCGCGAGCGGATGGGCGACGGCGACATCACGATGTACGACCTGCTGCGCTCGTCGCTTCGGCACCGCCCGGAGTACATCGTCGTCGGCGAGGTCCGCGGCGAGGAGGCGATCACCCTGTTCCAGGCGATGAACACCGGCCACACCACCTTCTCGACGCTGCACGCCGACTCGGTGCAGACGGTCATCAACCGTCTGGAGAACGAGCCGATCAACGTCCCGCGGCCGATGGTCCAGAGCCTCGACGTGTTGAGCGTCCAGGTCCTGACCCGATCCGGTGGCGAGCGGGTCCGGCGCGCCCGGACCATCGCCGAGATCGAGGGCATCGACCAGCGGACCGGCGAACTCGACTACTCGAACACCTACAACTGGGACGGCACCGGCGACTCCTTCACCCGCAACAACAGCGAACTCCTCGACGAGATCCGCGAGGAACAGGGCTGGACCCGCGCCGAGTTGCTCCGCGAACTGCGCAACCGTCGGCGCTTTCTCACCTACCTGCAGGACAACGACATCACGGACTTCCGACGGTTCACGGCCATGGTCAACAAGTACTACGCCGACCCCGACGAGGTCGTCGCCATGATCGACGAGGCCGACGTGACCGTCGACGAGGGGACCGATCCGGCGATCGCCGACGACACCGACCCGGCGGTCGACGACGGGTCCGAACCGTCGGTCGACGACGGGTCCGACCCGGCGGTCGGCGACCAGCAATGA
- a CDS encoding type II secretion system F family protein has product MSSVLGLAPLALALALVALIPLSSVYSSLDTWFTRTARRYFGRYVPEAAPDRRTRLKEAYVDKTYRAYAAETYLVTVVAALAGAIVGVYVFGGILLVLPAVGEFVQALPDAMANALGRPELEPELTPNQVFAVLTAGGAVSGLVVAGFTYWYRWESPRSHAEVRRRGINEGLPRTVAFVYALSRGGMSTPGVMRTLAENRDVYGHGADEISVAVREMDLFGRDIITAVRNVSKRTPSEQFKTFGENLASVLQSGQNLPEFLRDQYERYQEEAVDRQEDILELLSTIAEAYVTVLVAGTLFLMTILLVFGLTTTQTINFLRLLAYLMIPLANVLFMVYLAGKLDLLGVASGSETGALAESMRGRSGRPGSDPEPAEGESTDGASTGEGVDGATAGERADAPVADGGYTASAPLREQLAVYDSLRRVRALIDRPFRGLMRRPTAVLYVTVPLALLSIALRAPAAITANGVQARALDDVLVQATLLVVGTFAVVWEIYTRRIRRMEAALPELLERLASLNDAGMSVVEGFERVRESDLGVLSVEVDRICRDLTYGANVDDALRRFGLRVRTTATTRVVTLLTNALRASGELAPVLRIAGEQASAELKLRRKRRQQMFTYLVVIYISFAVFLVIIVAVQEVLVPSLPNNVPTPENSNRLAVNVESFARFGQVNKAAYTLVFFHTAIVQAVLSGFIAGQLGEGSLKHGAKHAAIMLAVAYGAFLLLSSPVAQVTFDDQTMTGETVTVDSVSLSEGGYVTVRARTADGEVVGHSEYLAAGEREELRIRLESTYSEEMELYAVPHLDTDGDERFGYTGGSVDRTYPTERTRIYDVAQVQRSDRGGSQSLQRAVGRPASVGWPTPPGVGSF; this is encoded by the coding sequence ATGAGTTCGGTACTCGGGCTCGCCCCGTTGGCCCTCGCACTGGCGCTGGTCGCGCTCATCCCGTTGTCGTCGGTCTACTCCAGTCTCGACACCTGGTTCACGCGGACGGCCCGGCGCTACTTCGGCCGGTACGTCCCCGAGGCGGCCCCCGACCGCCGAACCCGGCTCAAGGAGGCGTACGTCGACAAGACCTACCGCGCCTACGCCGCCGAGACGTACCTCGTGACGGTCGTCGCCGCGCTGGCCGGCGCCATCGTCGGCGTCTACGTCTTCGGCGGTATCCTGCTCGTGCTCCCGGCGGTCGGCGAGTTCGTCCAGGCGCTGCCCGACGCGATGGCGAACGCGCTCGGCCGGCCGGAGCTGGAACCGGAACTGACGCCGAATCAGGTGTTCGCCGTGTTGACCGCCGGCGGAGCGGTCTCGGGGCTCGTCGTCGCCGGATTCACCTACTGGTACCGCTGGGAGAGCCCCCGGAGCCACGCCGAGGTCCGGCGGCGGGGAATCAACGAGGGGCTACCCCGGACGGTCGCGTTCGTCTACGCCCTCTCCCGGGGCGGCATGTCCACCCCGGGCGTGATGCGCACCCTCGCCGAGAACCGCGACGTGTACGGCCACGGCGCCGACGAGATCTCCGTGGCCGTCCGCGAGATGGATCTGTTCGGCCGCGACATCATCACCGCCGTCCGCAACGTCTCCAAACGCACGCCCAGCGAGCAGTTCAAGACCTTCGGCGAGAACCTCGCGAGCGTCCTCCAGAGCGGACAGAACCTCCCCGAGTTCCTGCGCGACCAGTACGAGCGCTACCAGGAGGAGGCCGTCGACCGCCAGGAGGACATCCTCGAACTGCTGTCGACCATCGCCGAGGCCTACGTCACCGTTCTCGTCGCCGGGACCCTCTTCCTGATGACGATCCTGCTCGTCTTCGGGCTGACGACCACCCAGACGATCAACTTCCTGCGGCTGCTCGCCTACCTGATGATCCCGCTGGCGAACGTCCTGTTCATGGTCTACCTGGCTGGCAAGCTCGACCTGCTCGGCGTCGCGAGCGGCAGCGAGACGGGGGCGCTGGCCGAGTCGATGCGCGGACGCTCGGGCCGCCCCGGTTCGGACCCGGAACCGGCCGAGGGCGAATCGACCGACGGGGCGTCGACGGGTGAGGGCGTCGACGGGGCGACCGCTGGCGAGCGCGCCGACGCCCCTGTGGCCGACGGCGGCTACACGGCCTCGGCGCCCCTCCGCGAGCAGCTGGCGGTGTACGACTCCCTGCGCCGCGTCCGGGCGCTGATCGACCGGCCGTTTCGCGGGCTCATGCGGCGCCCGACGGCGGTCCTCTACGTCACCGTCCCGCTGGCGCTGCTGTCGATCGCCCTCCGAGCGCCGGCGGCGATCACGGCCAACGGCGTCCAGGCCCGCGCCCTCGACGACGTACTGGTTCAAGCGACGCTACTGGTGGTCGGCACGTTCGCGGTCGTCTGGGAGATATACACCCGCCGGATCCGCCGGATGGAGGCGGCGCTGCCGGAGCTACTCGAACGGCTCGCGAGTCTCAACGACGCGGGGATGTCCGTCGTCGAGGGGTTCGAGCGCGTCCGCGAGAGCGACCTGGGCGTCCTCTCGGTCGAGGTCGATCGGATCTGCCGGGACCTGACGTACGGAGCGAACGTCGACGACGCCCTGCGCCGGTTCGGCCTCCGCGTTCGCACGACCGCGACCACCCGCGTCGTCACGCTGCTCACGAACGCCCTCCGTGCGAGCGGCGAGCTCGCGCCGGTCCTGCGGATCGCCGGCGAGCAGGCCAGCGCCGAACTCAAACTCCGACGCAAGCGCCGCCAGCAGATGTTCACCTATCTCGTCGTCATCTACATCTCCTTCGCCGTGTTCCTCGTCATCATCGTCGCCGTCCAGGAGGTGCTCGTGCCGAGCCTCCCGAACAACGTGCCGACGCCCGAGAACAGCAACCGGCTGGCGGTCAACGTCGAGTCGTTCGCCCGCTTCGGCCAGGTGAACAAGGCCGCTTACACCCTCGTCTTCTTCCACACGGCCATCGTCCAGGCGGTCCTCTCGGGCTTCATCGCCGGCCAGCTGGGCGAGGGGTCGCTCAAACACGGGGCCAAACACGCGGCGATCATGCTCGCCGTCGCCTACGGCGCCTTCCTGCTCCTGTCATCGCCGGTCGCGCAGGTCACCTTCGACGACCAGACGATGACCGGCGAGACAGTCACCGTCGACTCCGTCTCGCTCTCGGAAGGCGGCTACGTCACCGTCCGCGCCCGCACCGCCGACGGCGAGGTCGTCGGCCACAGCGAGTACCTCGCCGCGGGCGAACGAGAGGAGCTGCGCATACGTCTCGAATCCACCTACAGCGAGGAGATGGAGCTGTACGCGGTGCCACACCTCGACACCGACGGCGACGAGCGCTTCGGCTACACCGGCGGCTCTGTCGACCGCACTTACCCGACCGAACGGACGCGGATCTACGACGTGGCGCAGGTCCAGCGGTCCGACCGGGGCGGGAGCCAGTCGCTCCAGCGTGCGGTGGGGCGACCGGCGTCCGTCGGGTGGCCGACCCCGCCCGGGGTCGGCAGCTTTTAG
- the ligA gene encoding ATP-dependent DNA ligase LigA gives MELAAFAERARAIEAESADTDVVESVTDLLRVSSQDLPVVARYVQGRVFPAHDSTKLDIGPALCYEAIAKAAGRNVTADDVEERVADVGDVGEVAASCDFGGQRGLAAFGGGGGAGAEAGEGGTGGLTVAEVDAELRALAATDGSGSRDTKRDILFGLFNRTGDDEARYLARLVLSEMRIGVGDGAVRDAIADAFDVPVDAVERALQVTNDHGEVAVVARDEGLGGLESLGLDVGRPVGAMLAQAGTVTDALDDWERVAVETKFDGARVQVHYDGEETTLFSRNMEDVTDPLPEVVEFVEDTLDAPAILDGEVVAVADDGSPLPFQEVLRRFRRKHDVAKAREDVTVEFRAFDCLHAAGDDMLDEPLTRRHDRLADALGDAGARALSELTVSGDSDEIAAIEADALDADHEGIMLKNPESAYTPGRRGKQWLKRKPDVETLDLVVTGAEWGEGRRAELLGTFEISAATDDGFAALGKVATGITDEELEALTALLEPHVLAEDGADVEIDPTVVFEVGYEEIQASPTYGAGYALRFPRFLGVRDDIDPGDADSLERVERLADRQ, from the coding sequence ATGGAGCTGGCCGCCTTCGCCGAGCGCGCCCGGGCGATCGAAGCCGAGAGCGCCGACACCGACGTCGTCGAATCGGTGACCGACCTGCTGAGGGTGTCGAGCCAGGACCTGCCCGTCGTCGCCCGCTACGTCCAGGGCCGCGTGTTCCCGGCCCACGACTCGACGAAACTCGACATCGGGCCGGCGCTCTGTTACGAGGCGATCGCGAAGGCGGCCGGCCGGAACGTCACCGCCGACGACGTTGAGGAGCGCGTCGCCGACGTCGGCGACGTGGGCGAGGTAGCAGCGAGCTGCGACTTCGGCGGCCAGCGGGGGCTGGCCGCGTTCGGTGGGGGTGGCGGGGCAGGCGCTGAGGCCGGTGAGGGCGGGACCGGTGGACTGACCGTCGCCGAGGTGGACGCCGAGTTGCGCGCTCTCGCCGCGACCGACGGGTCGGGTAGCCGCGACACCAAGCGGGACATCCTGTTCGGGCTGTTCAACCGGACGGGCGACGACGAGGCGCGCTATCTCGCTCGGCTCGTCCTCTCCGAGATGCGGATCGGCGTCGGCGACGGCGCCGTTCGAGACGCGATCGCCGACGCGTTCGACGTGCCGGTCGACGCGGTCGAGCGAGCGCTGCAGGTGACAAACGACCACGGCGAAGTCGCGGTGGTCGCCCGCGACGAGGGCCTCGGCGGGCTCGAATCGCTCGGGCTCGACGTGGGGCGGCCGGTCGGCGCGATGCTGGCCCAGGCCGGCACCGTGACCGACGCGCTCGACGACTGGGAGCGGGTCGCCGTCGAGACCAAGTTCGACGGGGCCAGAGTACAGGTTCACTACGACGGCGAGGAGACGACCCTCTTCTCGCGGAACATGGAGGACGTGACCGACCCGCTCCCGGAGGTCGTCGAGTTCGTCGAAGACACCCTCGACGCGCCCGCGATTCTGGACGGCGAGGTCGTGGCCGTCGCCGACGACGGCTCGCCGCTCCCGTTCCAGGAAGTTCTCCGGCGATTCCGCCGGAAACACGACGTCGCGAAGGCCCGCGAGGACGTCACCGTCGAGTTCCGCGCGTTCGACTGCCTGCACGCCGCCGGCGACGACATGCTGGACGAGCCGCTCACCCGGCGCCACGACCGCCTGGCCGACGCGCTCGGCGATGCCGGCGCCAGGGCGCTGTCGGAACTGACCGTCTCCGGAGACTCCGACGAGATCGCCGCAATCGAGGCCGACGCCCTCGATGCGGACCACGAGGGGATCATGCTGAAAAACCCCGAGTCGGCCTACACCCCCGGCCGGCGCGGCAAGCAGTGGCTCAAGCGCAAACCCGACGTGGAGACGCTGGATCTGGTCGTGACGGGCGCCGAGTGGGGCGAAGGCCGGCGGGCCGAACTGCTGGGGACCTTCGAGATATCGGCTGCCACCGACGACGGCTTCGCCGCGCTCGGCAAGGTCGCGACTGGGATCACCGACGAGGAACTCGAAGCCCTGACGGCCCTGCTCGAACCCCACGTCCTGGCCGAAGACGGCGCCGATGTCGAGATCGATCCCACGGTCGTCTTCGAGGTGGGCTACGAGGAGATCCAGGCGTCACCGACCTACGGAGCCGGCTACGCGCTGCGGTTCCCGCGGTTTCTCGGCGTGCGCGACGACATCGACCCGGGAGACGCCGACTCGCTGGAGCGGGTCGAACGGCTGGCCGACCGGCAGTAG
- a CDS encoding MBL fold metallo-hydrolase has protein sequence MTVRHDGLTVDWLGYATLRIESDDTVVYLDPGRYGTLTGEWEPDTPDVGHPPGQDYRAEDADVVCVTHIHHYDSDGVERVANEDTTVVAFEGIDVSDTGRELTPVDELPYEVVEVGMEDELVVGDVPIMTVPAYNDPDGKNVDEDGDPIHPKGIGCGFVVTVDDTNVFWTGDSDALDGHEALDVSLFVPSIASSFTMDRHDAADLAEAMDPDLVLPIHYNTFDALEADSGAFAEDVAKRGVPVVLDES, from the coding sequence ATGACTGTCCGACACGACGGCCTGACCGTCGACTGGCTCGGCTACGCCACCCTCCGAATCGAGAGCGACGACACCGTCGTCTACCTCGACCCCGGCCGCTACGGCACGCTCACCGGTGAGTGGGAGCCCGACACCCCCGACGTCGGCCACCCGCCGGGACAGGACTACCGCGCCGAGGACGCCGACGTGGTCTGTGTCACCCACATCCACCACTACGACAGCGACGGCGTCGAGCGCGTCGCCAACGAGGACACGACCGTCGTCGCCTTCGAAGGCATCGACGTGAGTGACACCGGCCGCGAGCTGACGCCGGTCGACGAACTGCCCTACGAGGTCGTCGAGGTTGGGATGGAAGACGAACTCGTCGTCGGCGACGTGCCCATCATGACGGTTCCCGCCTACAACGACCCCGACGGGAAGAACGTCGACGAGGACGGCGACCCCATCCACCCGAAGGGGATCGGCTGTGGCTTCGTCGTCACCGTCGACGACACCAACGTCTTCTGGACCGGCGACTCCGACGCCCTCGACGGTCACGAGGCGCTCGACGTGTCGCTGTTCGTCCCCTCGATCGCGTCGTCGTTCACGATGGACCGCCACGACGCCGCCGACCTCGCCGAGGCGATGGACCCCGACCTGGTGCTCCCGATCCACTACAACACGTTCGACGCGCTCGAAGCCGACAGCGGCGCCTTCGCCGAGGACGTGGCGAAACGCGGCGTCCCGGTCGTGCTGGACGAGTCCTGA
- a CDS encoding type IV pilin, which yields MTDESSGETDRVYELWNRSVWLIGLITTAIVGAAAIGSVVFGLGVGAGPGAPDASFEIEPTESGIEIVHSDGDAVASDTVHVFVDGDERVVWSDVEGDDGEVTVGDDLSIADVPTGATVRVDWESEGERHTLERTTIERP from the coding sequence GTGACCGACGAGAGTTCCGGGGAGACGGATCGGGTGTACGAACTGTGGAATCGGAGTGTCTGGCTGATCGGACTGATCACGACGGCTATCGTGGGCGCCGCTGCGATCGGATCGGTGGTGTTCGGGCTGGGAGTCGGTGCCGGTCCGGGAGCGCCCGACGCGTCGTTCGAGATCGAGCCGACCGAAAGCGGCATCGAGATCGTTCACTCGGACGGGGACGCCGTCGCGAGCGACACCGTACACGTGTTCGTCGACGGCGACGAGCGCGTTGTCTGGTCGGACGTGGAGGGTGACGACGGCGAAGTGACCGTCGGCGACGACCTGTCGATAGCGGACGTACCGACGGGCGCGACCGTCAGGGTCGACTGGGAGTCCGAGGGCGAGCGACACACGCTCGAACGGACGACGATCGAGCGACCCTGA
- a CDS encoding DNA topoisomerase IV subunit A: MSADTDTDADAREQLIDLAEEFYEQFEGGDVPTMRIPTRTKSNIEYDEDKNVWVYGDRESTRTAKTISGAEKLLKATYTIDFLARQLDQDRSSTLRELYYLSESWDVDEAQFSSQDESNNLIEDLEIVSEVKREDFHMRPEESGAKVMGPLLLREQTNRGDREIHCQDDVGQGGYQIPNNPDTIEFLDNDAEFVLCVETGGMRDRLVENGFDDEHDALVVHLGGQPARATRRLTKRLHDELDLPVTVFTDGDPWSYRIFGSVSYGSIKSAHLSEYLATPEAQFIGVQPEDIVEYDLPTDPLSDSDVNALESELEDPRFQSDYWTEQIELQLDIGKKSEQQSLASYGLDFVTDTYLPERLDEMGVL, translated from the coding sequence ATGAGCGCAGACACAGACACCGACGCCGACGCGAGAGAACAGCTGATCGACCTGGCCGAGGAGTTCTACGAGCAGTTCGAGGGCGGCGACGTACCGACGATGCGGATTCCGACCCGGACCAAGTCCAACATCGAGTACGACGAGGACAAGAACGTCTGGGTGTACGGCGACCGCGAGAGCACTCGCACCGCCAAGACCATCTCCGGGGCGGAGAAGCTGCTGAAGGCCACCTACACCATCGACTTCCTGGCCCGCCAGCTCGACCAGGACCGCTCGTCGACCCTGCGTGAACTCTACTATCTCAGCGAATCGTGGGACGTCGACGAGGCGCAGTTTTCCAGTCAGGACGAGTCGAACAACCTCATCGAGGACCTGGAGATCGTTTCGGAAGTCAAACGCGAGGACTTCCACATGCGCCCGGAGGAGTCGGGCGCGAAGGTGATGGGGCCGCTGCTGCTCCGCGAGCAGACCAACCGCGGCGACCGGGAGATCCACTGTCAGGACGACGTCGGACAGGGCGGCTACCAGATCCCCAACAACCCCGACACCATCGAGTTTCTCGACAACGACGCCGAGTTCGTCCTCTGCGTCGAGACCGGTGGCATGCGCGATCGCCTCGTCGAGAACGGCTTCGACGACGAACACGACGCGCTCGTGGTTCACCTCGGCGGCCAGCCCGCGCGGGCGACCCGGCGGCTGACCAAGCGCCTGCACGACGAACTTGACCTGCCGGTCACGGTCTTCACGGACGGTGACCCGTGGTCCTACCGCATCTTCGGGTCGGTCTCCTACGGTTCCATCAAGAGCGCGCACCTCTCGGAGTACCTCGCGACGCCCGAAGCGCAGTTCATCGGCGTCCAGCCCGAGGACATCGTCGAGTACGACCTGCCGACCGATCCGTTGAGCGACTCCGACGTGAACGCGCTGGAGAGCGAACTCGAGGACCCGCGATTCCAGTCCGACTACTGGACCGAACAGATCGAACTGCAGCTCGACATCGGGAAGAAGTCCGAACAGCAGAGTCTCGCGTCGTACGGTCTGGACTTCGTCACGGACACGTATCTGCCCGAGCGACTCGACGAGATGGGCGTGCTGTGA